In Afipia sp. GAS231, a single window of DNA contains:
- a CDS encoding YraN family protein yields MAKTDGATPSDAAAKPASPARVAAFRTGLSAESRAAALLMAKGYRILAKRFKTPHGEIDLVAKKRNLLVFVEVKARASLDDAAYAVTPRQQARIIDAAQGWLMAHPEHAEFDLRFDAILIAPRHLPRHLLAAFDAST; encoded by the coding sequence ATGGCGAAGACTGACGGCGCCACGCCTTCAGACGCTGCCGCAAAGCCGGCCTCCCCGGCCCGGGTCGCGGCCTTTCGCACTGGTCTGTCGGCAGAAAGCCGCGCCGCCGCGCTGCTGATGGCCAAGGGCTATCGCATCCTCGCCAAACGCTTCAAAACGCCCCATGGCGAGATCGACCTGGTGGCGAAGAAACGCAATCTGCTTGTTTTCGTCGAGGTCAAGGCCCGCGCCAGCCTCGATGACGCGGCCTATGCGGTGACGCCGCGCCAGCAGGCACGGATCATCGACGCGGCCCAGGGGTGGCTGATGGCGCATCCCGAGCATGCGGAATTTGACCTCAGATTCGACGCCATCCTGATTGCGCCGCGGCATCTGCCGCGCCATCTGTTAGCGGCATTCGACGCTTCCACCTAA
- the rsmI gene encoding 16S rRNA (cytidine(1402)-2'-O)-methyltransferase has protein sequence MRAKTSSSYATEDEPGSNIRTYSVGGHVLNAPKPVPGLYLVATPIGHLGDITLRALETLAGVDVIACEDTRITRRLTERYAISAQLKPYHEHNAALARPKILEKLAQGAAIALVSDAGTPLISDPGFKLVREVCAAGFAVIAIPGASSVLTALSVAALPTDRFYFEGFLPPKQGARRARLAELAKIDATLVMFDSGNRVQDTLADLALIMGDRDAAICRELTKMHEQITRAPIAELAKAADTLETRGEFVLVVAPPRPDSLIMTDDALDELLRTSLARDSVKDSVAHAVELSGRPRREVYARALDLAKEVRGEHGED, from the coding sequence ATGCGCGCAAAAACCAGCTCTAGTTACGCGACTGAAGATGAACCGGGTTCGAACATCCGGACATATTCGGTCGGCGGCCATGTCCTGAACGCACCAAAGCCGGTTCCCGGCCTCTATCTGGTGGCGACCCCGATCGGCCATCTCGGCGATATCACGCTGCGCGCGCTGGAGACGCTGGCCGGCGTCGACGTCATCGCCTGCGAGGACACCCGCATCACCCGCCGCCTGACCGAGCGCTATGCGATCTCGGCCCAGCTCAAACCCTATCACGAGCACAACGCCGCACTGGCGCGGCCGAAAATTCTGGAAAAACTGGCGCAGGGCGCCGCGATCGCGCTGGTATCGGACGCCGGCACGCCGTTGATCTCCGATCCCGGCTTCAAGCTGGTGCGCGAGGTCTGTGCCGCCGGCTTTGCGGTGATCGCAATACCCGGCGCGTCTTCGGTGCTGACCGCGCTCTCGGTCGCGGCACTGCCGACCGACCGATTCTACTTCGAAGGCTTTTTACCGCCCAAGCAGGGCGCGCGGCGCGCGCGGCTCGCTGAACTCGCGAAGATCGACGCCACGCTTGTCATGTTCGATTCCGGCAACCGGGTGCAGGACACGCTGGCGGATTTGGCCCTTATCATGGGCGACCGCGATGCCGCGATCTGCCGCGAGCTGACCAAAATGCATGAGCAGATCACCCGCGCGCCGATCGCGGAATTGGCGAAAGCCGCCGACACGCTGGAGACGCGCGGCGAATTCGTGCTGGTGGTCGCACCGCCGCGGCCGGACTCGCTCATCATGACGGATGACGCCCTCGACGAGCTTTTGCGCACCTCGCTTGCGCGCGACAGCGTCAAGGACAGCGTTGCCCATGCGGTCGAACTGTCAGGCCGGCCGCGCCGCGAAGTCTATGCCCGCGCGCTGGATCTCGCCAAAGAGGTTCGGGGCGAGCATGGCGAAGACTGA
- a CDS encoding GGDEF domain-containing protein, producing MTATVAPDTYSIPAAPTQQSRSRLRVCLEWLLAGTHPEPGDIRSELLHQRAGKTKTLAVAIFASLLTATIAAALTGAAWAYAWMAAEMALGSIRIYLMLKDVAKAKAAQRTGTSMAPIWAGLASVFLITAGCYQCVGSGVLPLILMAGIGLANLVAGISSRNAGTPRYGALLICILTLPFGVATILSPIPYLFLVGLQTPLYTAGMIFLLLENHKGLLNLHRSEHRNRQMAHHDLLTGLPNRAMNQKLFAELLAGPEPVSPNSKLTVFCLDLDGFKAVNDGLGHATGDAVLVEVSKRLRASIREVDFACRLGGDEFVILLPDISGDAAISIARRIIAAVSNPFEFAPAAKIGVSIGIAAATRDGNTADELLSAADRAMYEAKRRGKGGFVIHAPDVEGVSLVPAADAHHAGFAETALPHLADSAA from the coding sequence ATGACAGCCACAGTTGCACCGGACACCTATTCCATTCCTGCCGCACCAACGCAGCAATCAAGGTCGCGCCTGCGCGTGTGCCTCGAATGGTTGCTCGCCGGCACGCATCCGGAGCCCGGCGATATCCGCAGCGAGTTGCTGCACCAGCGCGCCGGCAAGACCAAGACGCTCGCGGTCGCGATCTTCGCTTCGCTGTTGACGGCAACGATCGCCGCAGCACTGACCGGCGCCGCCTGGGCTTATGCCTGGATGGCGGCCGAGATGGCTCTCGGCAGCATCCGGATTTACCTGATGCTTAAGGACGTCGCGAAAGCCAAGGCTGCGCAACGAACCGGAACGTCCATGGCGCCGATCTGGGCCGGGCTCGCCTCCGTCTTCCTGATTACCGCCGGCTGTTATCAATGTGTCGGGTCGGGCGTGCTGCCGTTGATCCTGATGGCGGGCATCGGCCTCGCCAATCTGGTCGCCGGCATTTCCTCCCGCAACGCCGGCACGCCGCGCTATGGCGCGCTGCTGATCTGCATCCTGACGCTGCCGTTCGGGGTTGCGACCATCCTGTCGCCGATCCCGTATCTGTTTCTGGTCGGCCTGCAGACACCGCTCTATACCGCCGGGATGATTTTCCTGCTGCTGGAGAACCACAAGGGACTGCTCAACCTGCATCGTTCCGAGCACCGCAACCGCCAGATGGCGCATCACGACCTGCTCACTGGTCTTCCCAACCGCGCGATGAATCAAAAACTGTTCGCCGAGCTGCTCGCCGGACCGGAGCCTGTATCACCCAATTCGAAACTCACCGTGTTCTGTCTCGACCTCGACGGCTTCAAGGCCGTCAATGACGGACTGGGACATGCGACCGGCGATGCCGTTCTGGTCGAGGTGTCCAAGCGTTTGCGCGCCAGCATTCGCGAGGTCGATTTCGCCTGCCGCCTCGGCGGCGACGAATTCGTCATACTGCTGCCGGATATTTCGGGCGATGCCGCCATCTCCATCGCCCGGCGGATCATCGCTGCGGTCTCAAACCCCTTCGAATTCGCGCCCGCCGCAAAAATCGGCGTCAGCATCGGCATCGCCGCCGCGACCCGCGACGGCAACACCGCCGACGAACTCCTCAGCGCCGCCGACCGCGCCATGTACGAAGCCAAACGCCGCGGCAAGGGCGGGTTCGTGATCCATGCGCCTGACGTGGAGGGGGTGAGTCTGGTGCCGGCGGCGGATGCGCATCATGCGGGGTTTGCCGAGACGGCACTGCCACATCTCGCGGATTCCGCCGCCTAG
- a CDS encoding penicillin-binding protein activator yields the protein MVGPLDRKPVTPSGATRRTAVGLILGAPLLGACAGVQQSLSQFSNPFSSSQPDAGPAGPQQQPLSVGNGQVKVGLILPLSAAGNAGVAAQSMKNAAEMALAEFQNPNVQLLIKDDGGSPQGAQQGTQQALGEGAEIILGPLFAASVPATAQLTRTRGTSVIAFSTDSSVAGRGVYLLSFLPESDVNRIIDYAAGTGKRSFAALVPDNAYGNVVEAAFKQAVGRKGGRVIAFEKYSADRSAAVRTVAAALGSADALMIADDGESVVATADALTAAGVNLRNIQLLGTGLWDNPRVFASPALQGGLYAAPDPSGFRSFAGRYRSKYGGEPVRTATLAYDAVALVAALSRTQGAQRFAPETLTNPSGFAGIDGLFRFRSDGTNERGLAVMKVATGGGVAVAGSPKSFGA from the coding sequence ATGGTAGGGCCGCTCGATCGCAAGCCTGTAACTCCGTCCGGAGCGACCCGACGGACGGCGGTTGGCCTTATTCTCGGCGCGCCGCTGCTCGGCGCCTGCGCCGGCGTGCAGCAATCGCTCAGCCAGTTTTCCAATCCGTTCAGTTCGTCGCAACCGGATGCCGGACCCGCCGGACCGCAACAGCAACCGCTGTCGGTCGGCAACGGCCAGGTCAAGGTCGGTTTGATCCTGCCGCTGTCGGCGGCGGGCAATGCCGGCGTCGCCGCGCAATCGATGAAGAACGCCGCCGAGATGGCGCTGGCCGAGTTTCAGAACCCCAACGTCCAGCTCCTGATCAAGGATGACGGCGGCAGCCCGCAAGGCGCGCAACAAGGCACGCAGCAGGCGCTCGGCGAGGGCGCGGAAATCATCCTGGGTCCGCTGTTCGCCGCCTCGGTTCCCGCGACCGCGCAACTGACGCGCACCCGCGGCACCTCGGTCATCGCATTCTCGACCGATTCCAGCGTCGCCGGGCGCGGCGTCTATCTGTTGAGCTTTCTGCCGGAGTCCGACGTCAACCGGATCATCGATTACGCCGCGGGCACCGGCAAACGCTCGTTCGCAGCACTGGTGCCTGACAACGCCTATGGCAATGTGGTGGAAGCCGCCTTCAAGCAGGCGGTCGGCCGCAAAGGCGGCCGCGTCATCGCCTTCGAGAAATACTCCGCCGATCGTTCGGCTGCGGTGCGGACGGTGGCGGCGGCGCTCGGTTCGGCCGATGCGCTGATGATCGCCGACGACGGCGAATCCGTGGTGGCGACGGCGGATGCGCTGACCGCGGCGGGCGTTAACTTGCGCAACATCCAGTTGCTCGGCACCGGTCTGTGGGACAATCCGCGGGTGTTCGCGAGCCCGGCGCTTCAGGGCGGGCTTTATGCCGCGCCGGACCCGTCGGGCTTTCGCAGTTTCGCCGGCCGCTACCGCAGCAAATACGGCGGCGAGCCGGTGCGCACCGCGACGCTGGCCTACGACGCGGTCGCGCTGGTCGCGGCCTTGTCGCGCACCCAGGGCGCGCAACGCTTCGCGCCGGAGACGCTGACCAACCCGTCAGGCTTTGCCGGCATTGACGGGCTGTTTCGTTTCCGCTCCGACGGCACCAACGAACGCGGGCTTGCGGTGATGAAGGTTGCGACCGGCGGCGGTGTCGCGGTAGCAGGCTCGCCGAAGAGTTTTGGGGCGTAG
- a CDS encoding MBL fold metallo-hydrolase, which produces MTTNLSRRSLLALGAGLGAGLGASTMLGGSALARAPKLGTQTPYWHRFVLGDAEVTVVSDGPLPLGDPSGTFTGVPKEEVKKMLSDNFLNPDNVVLEQNSPVVNTGDKLILFDTGMGTSQAFGPTTGRQQKSLAEAGIKASDIDAVVLSHAHIDHIGGIVGADDKPLFPNAQYYISQADFDYWTDEGKLGSPLKDFVVHARKNLLPVRDRLVFFKDGQEFLPGVQAMAAPGHTVGHHIFMVTSNGKSFAFLGDLTHHAVLLLERPLMEFSYDTDPKQSAQSRVKMLTMLAANKIPVMSYHFAWPGYGHVAQNGDGFRYYPEPMSMLL; this is translated from the coding sequence ATGACGACGAATCTTTCGCGACGGTCACTGCTTGCGCTCGGTGCTGGCCTTGGTGCGGGTCTCGGCGCCTCAACCATGCTCGGCGGCAGCGCGCTGGCGCGCGCCCCCAAACTCGGCACCCAGACACCCTACTGGCACCGCTTCGTCCTCGGCGACGCCGAGGTGACGGTGGTTTCCGACGGCCCGCTGCCGCTCGGCGATCCCTCCGGCACCTTCACCGGCGTGCCGAAGGAAGAAGTGAAGAAGATGCTGTCGGACAATTTCCTCAACCCCGACAATGTCGTGCTGGAGCAGAACTCGCCGGTCGTGAACACCGGCGACAAACTGATCCTGTTCGACACCGGCATGGGCACCTCGCAGGCCTTCGGCCCGACCACCGGCCGCCAGCAGAAGAGCCTGGCGGAAGCCGGCATCAAGGCCAGCGATATCGACGCGGTGGTGCTGTCGCACGCCCATATCGACCATATCGGCGGCATCGTCGGCGCCGACGACAAGCCGCTGTTCCCGAACGCGCAGTACTACATCTCACAGGCGGACTTCGATTACTGGACCGACGAAGGCAAGCTCGGCAGTCCGCTGAAGGATTTCGTGGTGCACGCGCGGAAGAACCTGCTGCCGGTGCGCGATCGCCTGGTGTTCTTCAAGGACGGCCAGGAATTCCTGCCCGGCGTCCAGGCGATGGCGGCGCCCGGCCACACCGTGGGACATCACATCTTCATGGTGACGTCGAACGGAAAATCCTTCGCGTTCCTCGGCGACCTCACCCATCATGCCGTGCTGCTGCTGGAACGGCCGTTGATGGAATTCTCCTATGACACCGATCCGAAGCAGTCGGCGCAGTCGCGGGTCAAGATGCTGACCATGCTGGCCGCCAACAAGATCCCTGTGATGTCCTACCACTTCGCCTGGCCGGGCTATGGCCACGTCGCCCAGAACGGCGACGGCTTCCGGTATTATCCGGAGCCGATGTCCATGCTGCTCTGA
- the gshB gene encoding glutathione synthase, whose protein sequence is MKLNVAVQMDPIARINIRGDSTFALLLEAQKRGHGLSYYTPDKLSLRGEELVAPVQVLTVRDEAGDYFTLGEPKREPLTNFDVVLLRQDPPFDLAYITSTHFLERIHPKTLVVNNPASVRNAPEKIMVMNFPQLMPPTLISRDLDEINSFRDEHGAVVMKPLHGHGGAAVFRVMPQDMNFGSLFDMFSVTFREPWVIQRFLPEVKHGDKRIILVDGEFAGAVNRVPAPDDLRSNMVRGGAAHATDLSDREREICATVGPRLRELGLLFVGIDVIDGNLTEINVTSPTGIRAIARLNGPDVAAMIWDTIEKKRGGK, encoded by the coding sequence ATGAAATTGAATGTCGCCGTCCAGATGGACCCCATCGCGCGTATCAACATCCGCGGCGATTCGACTTTTGCATTATTGCTGGAAGCGCAAAAGCGCGGCCACGGCCTTTCCTATTACACCCCGGACAAGCTCTCGCTGCGCGGCGAGGAGCTGGTGGCGCCGGTGCAGGTGCTGACCGTGCGCGACGAGGCCGGCGATTACTTCACGCTTGGCGAGCCCAAGCGTGAACCACTGACCAACTTCGACGTGGTGCTGCTGCGCCAGGACCCGCCGTTCGACCTCGCCTACATCACCTCGACGCATTTCCTCGAGCGCATCCATCCCAAGACGCTGGTGGTGAACAACCCGGCCTCGGTGCGCAACGCGCCGGAAAAGATCATGGTGATGAACTTTCCGCAGCTGATGCCGCCGACCTTGATCTCGCGCGATCTCGACGAGATCAATTCGTTCCGCGACGAGCACGGCGCCGTCGTCATGAAACCGCTGCATGGCCATGGCGGCGCCGCGGTGTTTCGCGTGATGCCGCAGGACATGAATTTCGGCTCGCTGTTCGACATGTTCTCGGTCACCTTCCGCGAACCCTGGGTGATCCAGCGCTTCCTCCCCGAAGTGAAACACGGCGACAAGCGTATCATCCTGGTCGACGGCGAGTTCGCCGGTGCTGTCAACCGCGTGCCGGCCCCGGACGACCTGCGCTCCAACATGGTGCGCGGCGGCGCGGCCCACGCCACCGACCTCTCCGACCGCGAGCGCGAGATCTGCGCGACCGTCGGCCCCAGGCTGCGCGAACTCGGGCTGTTGTTCGTCGGCATCGACGTGATCGACGGCAACCTGACCGAGATCAACGTCACCTCGCCCACCGGCATCCGCGCGATCGCGCGGCTCAACGGCCCGGATGTGGCCGCCATGATCTGGGATACCATCGAGAAGAAGCGCGGCGGGAAATAA